The following coding sequences are from one Mustela lutreola isolate mMusLut2 chromosome 5, mMusLut2.pri, whole genome shotgun sequence window:
- the ZFP62 gene encoding zinc finger protein 62 homolog: protein MSHLKTRGTEDEKSTEKYENVGNAESLWPKVEGLHKDCIQEYKVGETCDCNSKVENQLQNPEGKRMKEDKSGITEKIDKAKNAANIKTEREDEASEKSLHPSSKHVIHQTLSVEQISSEQDRCVENFNGTSHPGLQQKTSAVKKSHKCDECGKSFKYNSRLVQHKIMHTGEKRYECDDCGGTFRSSSSLRVHKRIHTGEKPYKCEECGKAYMSYSSLINHKSTHSGEKNCKCDECGKSFNYSSVLDQHKRIHTGEKPYECGECGKAFRNSSGLRVHKRIHTGEKPYECDICGKTFSNSSGLRVHKRIHTGEKPYECDECGKAFITCRTLLNHKSIHFGDKPYKCDECEKSFNYSSLLIQHKVIHTGEKPYECDECGKAFRNSSGLIVHKRIHTGEKPYKCDVCGKAFSYSSGLAVHKSIHPGKKAHECKECGKSFSYNSLLLQHKTIHTGERPYVCDLCGKTFRNNSGLKVHRRLHTGEKPYKCDVCGKAYISRSSLKNHKGIHLGEKPYKCTYCEKSFNYSSALEQHKRIHTREKPFGCDECGKAFRNNSGLKVHKRIHTGERPYKCEECGKAYISLSSLINHKSVHPGEKPYKCDECEKAFITYRTLINHKKIHLGEKPYKCDVCEKSFNYTSLLSQHKRVHTREKPYECDRCEKVFRNNSSLKVHKRIHTGEKPYECDVCGKAYISHSSLINHKSTHPGKTPFTCDECGKAFFSSRTLLSHKRVHLGEKPFKCIECGKSFNYSSLLSQHKRIHTGEKPYICDRCGKAFRNSSGLTVHKRIHTGEKPYECDECGKAYISHSSLINHKSVHRGQQPYNCECGKSFNYRSVLDQHKRIHSGKKPYRCNDCGKAFNIRSNLTKHKRIHTGEASFSVTSVGSHSDTSQKIIYEGGSTLDMTNMSLSVGGRAYQVSGQMEEKPYECMNI from the coding sequence TGTCACATTTGAAGACGAGGGGCACTGAGGATGAGAAATCAACTGAAAAGTATGAAAATgttggaaatgcagaatctttGTGGCCAAAAGTGGAAGGTCTTCACAAGGATTGTATACAGGAATATAAGGTTGGTGAAACTTGTGATTGCAATAGCAAGGTAGAAAATCAGCTGCAAAATCCTGagggaaaaagaatgaaggaagacaAAAGTGGCATCACGGAAAAGATCGACAAAGCCAAGAATGCAGCAAATATAAAGACAGAACGGGAAGACGAGGCATCTGAGAAAAGCTTACATCCAAGTTCAAAACATGTTATACACCAGACTCTCTCTGTAGAACAGAtaagcagtgaacaagacagatgtGTGGAGAACTTTAATGGAACCTCTCACCCTGGTCTGCAGCAGAAAACCAGTGCTGTTAAGAAGTCACACAAATGTGATGAGTGTGGGAAATCATTCAAATATAATTCCCGCCTCGTTCAACATAAAATTATGCACACTGGGGAAAAACGCTACGAGTGTGATGACTGTGGAGGGACTTTCCGGAGCAGCTCCAGTCTTCGAGTCCATAAAAGGATCCATACTGGGGAGAAGCCCTATAAGTGTGAGGAGTGTGGGAAAGCCTACATGTCCTACTCCAGCCTTATAAACCACAAAAGCACCCATTCTGGGGAAAAGAACTGTAAATGTGATGAGTGTGGGAAATCCTTCAATTATAGCTCTGTTTTAGACCAGCATAAGAGGATCCACACAGGAGAAAAGCCCTATGAATGTGGTGAGTGTGGGAAGGCTTTCAGGAACAGCTCTGGTCTCAGAGTCCACAAAAGGATTCACACAGGGGAGAAGCCCTATGAATGTGATATCTGTGGGAAAACTTTCAGTAATAGCTCCGGCCTTAGGGTCCATAAGAGGATCCATACAGGTGAGAAACCTTATGAATGCGATgagtgtgggaaggccttcatTACTTGCAGAACACTTCTAAACCATAAAAGCATCCACTTTGGAGATAAACCTTATAAATGTGATGAATGTGAGAAATCGTTTAATTACAGCTCTCTCCTCATTCAGCATAAAGTGatccacactggagagaaaccttatgaatgtgatgaatgtgggaaggccttcaggAACAGCTCAGGCCTTATAGTGCACAAAAGGatccacacaggagagaaaccctacAAGTGTGATGTCTGTGGCAAAGCGTTCAGCTATAGCTCAGGCCTTGCTGTTCATAAAAGCATTCACCCTGGGAAGAAAGCTCATGAATGTAAGGAGTGCGGAAAATCCTTCAGCTATAACTCACTTCTGCTTCAGCATAAGACcattcatactggagagagacCTTATGTATGTGATTTGTGTGGGAAAACTTTCAGGAACAATTCAGGCCTAAAGGTCCACAGGAGGCTCCATACTGGGGAAAAACCATATAAGTGTGACGTGTGTGGGAAAGCCTATATCTCACGCTCTAGCCTTAAAAACCACAAAGGAATCCATCTTGGGGAAAAGCCCTATAAATGTACCTATTGTGAGAAATCTTTCAATTACAGCTCTGCCCTTGAACAACATAAAAGGATTCATACAAGGGAGAAACCTTTTGGGTGTGATGAGTGTGGAAAAGCCTTCAGAAATAATTCAGGCCTTAAAGTACATAAACGGATCCACACTGGGGAGAGACCTTACAAATGTgaagaatgtgggaaagcctaCATCTCACTCTCAAGCCTTATAAATCATAAAAGTGTACACCCTGGGGAAAAGCCCTATAAGTGTGACGAGTGTGAAAAAGCCTTCATCACATACCGAACCCTTATAAACCACAAAAAAATCCATCTTGGGGAGAAGCCCTACAAATGTGATGTATGTGAGAAATCTTTTAATTACACTTCACTCCTTTCTCAACACAAAAGGGTCCACACTAgagagaaaccttatgaatgCGACAGGTGTGAGAAGGTCTTCAGAAACAACTCCAGCCTTAAAGTGCATAAAAGAATCCATACTGGGGAGAAGCCCTATGAGTGTGATGTATGTGGAAAAGCCTACATCTCACACTCAAGCCTTATTAACCATAAAAGTACCCACCCTGGCAAGACACCTTTCACATGCGATGAATGTGGAAAAGCTTTTTTCTCAAGCAGAACTCTTCTAAGCCATAAAAGAGTCCATCTTGGGGAGAAGCCCTTCAAATGTATCGAGTGTGGGAAATCTTTTAATTACAGTTCACTCCTTTCTCAACACAAGAGGATCCACACAGGGGAAAAACCTTATATATGTGATAGGTGTGGGAAGGCGTTCAGGAACAGCTCAGGCCTCACAGTGCATAAAAGGATTCACACAGgcgagaaaccctatgaatgtgaTGAGTGTGGGAAGGCATACATCTCACACTCAAGTCTCATTAACCATAAAAGTGTCCATCGTGGGCAGCAGCCCTATAATTGTGAGTGTGGGAAGTCCTTCAATTACAGATCAGTTCTTGACCAACACAAAAGGATCCACTCTGGAAAGAAGCCATACCGATGTAATGACTGTGGGAAGGCTTTTAATATCCGATCGAATCTCACCAAGCACAAAAGAATCCATACTGGAGAGGCGTCTTTCAGTGTGACCTCTGTGGGGAGTCACAGTGATACATCACAGAAGATAATTTATGAGGGAGGGAGTACTCTGGATATGACCAACATGAGCTTATCTGTAGGTGGCCGAGCTTACCAAGTCTCAggtcaaatggaagaaaaacctTATGAATGTATGAACATCTGA